The following coding sequences are from one Mycobacteriales bacterium window:
- a CDS encoding acyltransferase: MLRSAARKASGVPHSVRLACWRLGTTAKLRLLGFDCRIHLGHNVTFDRLPMFKVRNGPRGGALFIDVGDDVDLGSALIIDVRRGESSSLTIGPRSQLEHAVRLQLWAGSICIGVQGEVRDNAVLKVSSPQAHLHLHDQVKVGRGAAVHCHESVVVGGRSTIAERVTVVDSFHDVDGSDVWTMEQPLGSAPVVIGSNVLLLSGAVVVHGTTIANNSVVCANALVGTGSYGAGVVLLGNPARAVRKLSPQQREAAG; encoded by the coding sequence ATGCTGCGCAGCGCCGCCCGCAAGGCGAGCGGGGTCCCGCACTCGGTCCGTCTCGCGTGCTGGCGGTTGGGGACGACCGCGAAGCTTCGGCTGCTCGGCTTCGACTGCCGGATCCACCTCGGCCACAACGTCACCTTCGACCGGCTGCCGATGTTCAAGGTGCGCAACGGGCCGCGCGGCGGCGCCCTGTTCATCGACGTCGGTGACGACGTCGACCTCGGCAGCGCCCTGATCATCGACGTACGCCGCGGCGAGTCCTCGTCGCTGACGATCGGGCCGCGGTCGCAGCTCGAACACGCGGTGCGGTTGCAGCTGTGGGCCGGGTCGATCTGCATCGGCGTGCAGGGCGAGGTCCGCGACAACGCCGTGCTGAAGGTGTCCTCGCCGCAGGCGCACCTGCACCTGCACGACCAGGTCAAGGTCGGGCGCGGGGCCGCGGTGCACTGCCACGAGTCGGTCGTCGTAGGCGGCCGCTCCACGATCGCCGAACGGGTCACCGTCGTCGACTCCTTCCACGACGTCGACGGCAGCGACGTGTGGACGATGGAGCAGCCACTCGGGTCCGCCCCGGTGGTCATCGGCTCCAACGTGCTGCTGCTCAGCGGGGCGGTCGTCGTACACGGCACGACCATCGCCAACAACTCGGTCGTGTGCGCCAACGCACTGGTCGGCACCGGCAGCTACGGCGCGGGCGTGGTGCTGCTCGGCAACCCGGCGCGCGCGGTGCGCAAGCTGAGCCCGCAGCAGCGGGAGGCCGCCGGATGA
- a CDS encoding methyltransferase domain-containing protein, with protein sequence MTGGGYDPRTHYDHVTDAWSLLLGADLHYGVFDTPTEPLAVATARLTDAMIEAVRPEPGLSVLDVGCGTGHSACRLAAEQDVAVLGITPSTIGIHRATARAAAAGLSETVRFEARDGMANGLPDDSTDRVWVLESSHLMRHRDRLISECARVLRPGGRIALCDLMLARPMPFEEVRRLHKPLGTLRDAFGAARMETRDRYEQLFADNGIDVDVSLDLTEATRPTFDAWRRNAALHEAAVVAQIGRDGLDAFLASCDILDGFWGDGTMGYGLIAGRLTP encoded by the coding sequence ATGACCGGCGGCGGCTACGACCCGCGCACCCACTACGACCACGTCACCGACGCGTGGTCGCTGCTGCTGGGCGCCGACCTCCACTACGGCGTGTTCGACACGCCCACCGAGCCACTCGCCGTCGCGACCGCGCGCCTGACCGACGCGATGATCGAGGCGGTCCGACCGGAGCCCGGGCTGTCGGTGCTCGACGTGGGCTGCGGGACCGGGCACTCGGCGTGCCGACTGGCAGCGGAGCAGGACGTGGCGGTGCTCGGCATCACCCCGAGCACAATCGGCATCCATCGCGCCACCGCGCGCGCCGCCGCCGCCGGCCTTTCGGAGACGGTTCGGTTCGAGGCCCGCGACGGGATGGCCAACGGGCTGCCCGACGACAGCACCGACCGAGTGTGGGTGCTCGAGTCGTCACACCTGATGCGCCACCGCGACCGGCTGATCAGCGAGTGCGCTCGGGTGCTTCGGCCGGGCGGGCGGATCGCGCTGTGCGACCTGATGCTGGCGCGGCCGATGCCGTTCGAGGAGGTACGCCGGCTCCACAAGCCGCTCGGCACCCTGCGAGATGCGTTCGGCGCGGCGCGGATGGAGACCCGCGACCGCTACGAGCAGCTGTTCGCCGACAACGGGATCGACGTCGACGTCTCACTCGACCTCACCGAAGCGACCCGGCCGACCTTCGACGCCTGGCGGCGCAACGCGGCGCTTCACGAGGCCGCGGTGGTCGCCCAGATCGGGCGCGACGGGCTCGACGCGTTCCTCGCGTCGTGCGACATCCTCGACGGGTTCTGGGGTGACGGGACGATGGGCTACGGCCTGATCGCGGGCCGCCTCACGCCGTGA
- a CDS encoding 3-oxoacyl-ACP reductase family protein has product MSGRSVVITGGSRGLGAGLVEAFLAAGDTVSTCSRSRSDLVDRWESDAGNAGRFSYTPVDLADREAVKAFVHAVVAERGRIDVLVNNAGMANDGVLATMADDDVDQVIDLNLRGTLTVTKAVVRRMLRQGDGRIVNVSSVVGLSGYRGLAVYSATKAALDGMTRALARELGSRGITVNSVAPGYVATEMSHGLTAEDLKQIVRRTPLGRLAEPADIADAVMFLVSPAAKFITGQVLVVDGGLTA; this is encoded by the coding sequence ATGAGCGGTCGGTCCGTGGTGATCACCGGCGGCAGCCGCGGCCTCGGAGCGGGGTTGGTCGAGGCGTTCCTCGCCGCCGGCGACACGGTGTCGACGTGCAGCCGCAGCCGCTCCGATCTGGTCGACCGGTGGGAGTCCGACGCGGGCAACGCCGGCCGGTTCTCCTACACGCCGGTCGACCTGGCCGACCGGGAGGCCGTGAAGGCCTTCGTGCATGCGGTCGTCGCCGAGCGCGGCCGGATCGACGTGCTCGTCAACAACGCCGGGATGGCCAACGACGGGGTGCTCGCGACGATGGCCGACGACGACGTCGACCAGGTGATCGACCTCAACCTGCGCGGGACCCTCACCGTCACCAAGGCCGTCGTACGCCGCATGCTGCGCCAGGGCGACGGTCGGATCGTCAACGTCTCGTCGGTGGTCGGGCTGTCGGGCTACCGCGGCCTCGCCGTCTACAGCGCAACGAAGGCCGCACTCGACGGCATGACCCGAGCCCTGGCGCGCGAGCTGGGCTCGCGCGGCATCACCGTCAACTCGGTCGCGCCCGGCTACGTCGCCACCGAGATGTCGCACGGGCTCACTGCCGAAGACCTGAAGCAGATCGTCCGGCGTACCCCGCTCGGGCGGCTGGCCGAGCCGGCGGACATCGCGGACGCGGTGATGTTCCTCGTCTCACCCGCGGCGAAGTTCATCACCGGCCAGGTGCTCGTCGTCGACGGCGGCCTCACGGCGTGA
- a CDS encoding AMP-binding protein codes for MLDLVEAVGSADPDRPLLVSDAGTLTYAEVAARSRVVADGLARAGVERFGVAELSAVDTIVVLIAASAVGVEPCVYPRCDLANTELLAAEFGHHVVFGATATLADFDRGAGGELPPAPGDPVLILTSGTTGRPKGTRHQWSRLLAAAHPERRASPRRWLLAYNLNQYAGIQVLLHVIGSQDTLVLPESPQPRHGVAAMRAYGVTHVSATPTFWRFALHLLDRPDEPLPALEQITLGGEAVGEALLAGLRRLFPRAQISQVYASSEFGSSVSVTDGRAGLPLAVLDRPAEAPVQFRIVDGELHARSAIGMRGYYAGEDRDDGWHPTGDLVEVDGDRIRFVGRTTEVINVGGVKVHPLPIEAAVATVPGVVAAAVFGHPNPVTGAVVAVDVVAAEGTDADALKTAIREATGSLPPAQRPRRIRLVDNLDIANSKVRRSGQEGTG; via the coding sequence TTGCTCGACCTGGTCGAGGCGGTCGGTTCGGCCGATCCGGACCGGCCACTGCTCGTCAGCGACGCGGGGACCCTGACCTACGCCGAGGTCGCGGCGCGCAGCCGGGTCGTGGCCGACGGTCTGGCGAGGGCCGGGGTGGAGCGCTTCGGGGTGGCCGAGCTGAGCGCGGTCGACACGATCGTCGTACTGATCGCGGCGTCCGCGGTCGGCGTGGAGCCGTGCGTTTACCCGCGGTGCGATCTCGCCAACACCGAGCTGCTCGCCGCCGAGTTCGGGCACCACGTGGTGTTCGGCGCGACCGCGACGCTCGCGGACTTCGACCGCGGCGCCGGCGGGGAGCTGCCACCGGCGCCCGGTGACCCGGTCCTGATCCTGACCTCCGGCACCACCGGGCGGCCGAAGGGGACCCGCCACCAGTGGTCGCGGCTGCTGGCCGCGGCGCACCCCGAGCGCCGTGCTTCGCCGCGGCGCTGGCTGCTGGCGTACAACCTCAACCAGTACGCCGGAATCCAGGTGCTGCTCCACGTCATCGGCAGCCAGGACACGCTCGTGCTGCCCGAGTCGCCGCAGCCCCGCCATGGCGTCGCCGCAATGCGCGCCTACGGCGTCACCCACGTCAGCGCCACACCGACGTTCTGGCGCTTCGCGCTGCACCTGCTGGACCGGCCGGACGAGCCGCTGCCGGCACTCGAGCAGATCACGCTGGGCGGTGAGGCGGTCGGCGAAGCGTTGCTCGCCGGGCTGCGGCGGCTGTTCCCGCGGGCGCAGATCTCGCAGGTCTACGCGTCGTCGGAGTTCGGGTCGAGCGTGTCGGTGACCGACGGCCGTGCGGGCCTGCCGCTGGCCGTGCTCGACCGGCCTGCCGAGGCGCCGGTGCAGTTCCGGATCGTCGACGGCGAGCTGCACGCCAGGTCCGCGATCGGCATGCGGGGCTACTACGCCGGTGAGGACCGCGACGACGGCTGGCACCCGACCGGCGACCTGGTCGAGGTGGACGGCGACCGCATCCGGTTCGTCGGGCGTACGACGGAGGTCATCAACGTCGGTGGGGTGAAGGTGCACCCGCTGCCCATCGAGGCGGCCGTCGCGACCGTGCCCGGCGTGGTCGCCGCCGCGGTGTTCGGCCACCCGAACCCGGTGACCGGTGCCGTGGTCGCGGTCGACGTGGTGGCCGCCGAAGGCACGGACGCCGACGCCTTGAAGACCGCCATCCGCGAGGCGACCGGCTCACTGCCGCCGGCCCAGCGGCCGCGGCGGATCCGGCTGGTCGACAACCTCGACATCGCCAACTCCAAGGTTCGACGCAGCGGTCAGGAGGGCACCGGATGA
- a CDS encoding phosphopantetheine-binding protein, with amino-acid sequence MSAAQETVHRAIADLLSRRDGDGVAVAITDDTRIYDELEMDSLEVAELSVLLEDEFGKDPYSEGLVPQTVGELVGFFD; translated from the coding sequence GTGTCCGCTGCCCAGGAGACGGTCCATCGTGCCATCGCGGACCTGTTGAGCCGGCGCGACGGCGACGGGGTCGCGGTGGCCATCACCGACGACACGCGCATCTACGACGAGCTCGAGATGGACTCCCTGGAGGTGGCCGAGCTCTCGGTCCTGCTCGAGGACGAGTTCGGCAAGGACCCGTACTCCGAGGGCCTGGTGCCCCAGACGGTCGGCGAGCTCGTCGGCTTCTTCGACTGA
- a CDS encoding enoyl-CoA hydratase/isomerase family protein gives MAAAVLRDVLRVTASLEVVDALVVESLGYSTLQAGPEHREWLASRQPREQLRVADPVLVSRDDDVLTIRLNRPERRNAIDAATRDALLDAFAIADADPGLAVVLSGVGPAFCAGGDLDEFGTVSDPASGHLIRTTRSLAAAIHRLRDRTTVHVHGGCAGAGVELPAFAGHVVADAATTFLLPELAMGLIPGAGGTVSLPRRIGSRRTAELALSGEPIDAATALDWGLIDEITR, from the coding sequence ATGGCGGCCGCGGTGCTGCGCGACGTCCTTCGCGTGACGGCGTCGTTGGAGGTCGTCGACGCACTGGTCGTCGAGTCCCTCGGCTACTCGACGTTGCAGGCGGGACCGGAGCATCGGGAGTGGCTGGCGTCCCGTCAGCCTCGTGAGCAGCTGAGGGTGGCCGACCCCGTCCTGGTCAGCCGCGACGACGACGTGCTGACCATCCGGCTCAACCGTCCCGAGCGGCGCAACGCGATCGACGCCGCGACCCGCGACGCGCTGCTCGACGCGTTCGCGATCGCCGACGCCGACCCTGGCCTCGCGGTCGTGCTCTCCGGCGTCGGCCCTGCGTTCTGCGCCGGCGGTGACCTCGACGAGTTCGGCACGGTGAGCGACCCGGCGAGCGGTCATCTGATCCGTACGACGCGCAGCCTCGCCGCCGCGATCCACCGGCTGCGCGACCGGACGACCGTGCACGTGCACGGCGGCTGCGCGGGCGCGGGCGTCGAGCTTCCCGCCTTCGCCGGTCACGTCGTTGCCGACGCGGCCACGACGTTCCTGCTGCCCGAGCTGGCCATGGGGCTGATCCCCGGAGCCGGGGGGACGGTGAGCCTGCCCCGGCGGATCGGGTCGCGGCGTACCGCCGAGCTCGCCCTGTCCGGTGAGCCGATCGACGCGGCGACGGCACTCGACTGGGGCCTGATCGATGAGATCACCCGATGA
- a CDS encoding CoA transferase: MSPRDETDPCAEIRRWASSGAMALTGHRDGPPQLVAGAPATAVRESLRALSTTATAMGLDTTRLPDERLIGERAAAMGLTRGGRVSPGGACRLLDAADGTVALTLSRPDDFASLSALLSRDIDDEPWAAVTAWCRDHSADDIVDRATLLGLAAGTVDHTLPGTRPPRAEPRPGTRTGPPLVVDLSSLWAGPLCAHLLFLVGAHVVDAKSTTRPDPGAEAAPAFHGLLRDGTRRWTTDFTTAAGRSKLRDLLLQADIVIEASRPRALEQLGIDAAAITAESGGTWVSITAYGRAHNRIGYGDDVAAAAGLLGDGPVFAADAIADPLTGCHAAAAALDAWSAGTSGVVDISMYDVVRSTRAPLPDAQVVRDGDGWAVDLGDRLVPVAEPATRQASR; the protein is encoded by the coding sequence ATGAGCCCGCGCGACGAGACCGACCCCTGCGCAGAGATCCGCCGCTGGGCGTCCAGCGGGGCGATGGCGTTGACCGGCCATCGCGACGGCCCGCCGCAGCTCGTCGCCGGCGCCCCCGCAACCGCCGTCCGTGAGTCGCTGCGCGCGCTGTCCACGACCGCCACCGCGATGGGCCTCGACACGACGCGACTGCCGGACGAGCGGCTGATCGGCGAGCGCGCCGCGGCGATGGGCCTGACGCGCGGCGGCCGCGTGTCGCCAGGCGGCGCATGCCGACTGCTCGATGCCGCAGACGGCACCGTCGCACTGACCCTGTCACGCCCCGACGACTTCGCGTCGCTGTCCGCTCTGCTGTCTCGAGACATCGACGACGAACCGTGGGCGGCCGTCACCGCGTGGTGTCGCGACCACAGCGCCGACGACATCGTCGACCGGGCAACGCTGCTCGGCCTGGCCGCCGGGACGGTCGACCACACCCTGCCCGGGACACGACCGCCGCGGGCCGAGCCGCGCCCCGGGACCCGGACCGGCCCGCCGCTGGTCGTCGACCTGTCGTCGCTGTGGGCGGGCCCGCTGTGTGCCCACCTGCTCTTCTTGGTCGGCGCGCACGTGGTTGACGCGAAAAGCACGACGCGCCCTGATCCGGGCGCCGAAGCCGCTCCCGCGTTTCACGGCTTGCTCCGCGACGGCACCCGGCGATGGACGACAGACTTCACCACCGCAGCCGGCCGGTCGAAGCTCCGGGACCTGCTGCTGCAAGCCGACATCGTGATCGAGGCGTCGCGGCCGCGGGCGCTCGAGCAGCTCGGGATCGACGCGGCCGCGATCACCGCCGAGTCGGGCGGCACCTGGGTGTCGATCACGGCGTACGGCCGGGCGCACAACCGCATCGGCTACGGCGACGACGTCGCGGCGGCGGCGGGTCTGCTCGGCGACGGGCCGGTGTTCGCCGCCGACGCGATCGCCGACCCGCTCACGGGCTGCCACGCCGCCGCGGCCGCGCTCGACGCCTGGAGCGCCGGCACGTCGGGTGTCGTCGACATCTCGATGTACGACGTCGTGCGGTCGACGCGTGCTCCTCTGCCCGATGCGCAGGTCGTCCGCGACGGGGACGGCTGGGCGGTCGATCTCGGTGACCGACTGGTCCCGGTCGCCGAACCTGCAACACGTCAGGCGAGCAGATGA
- a CDS encoding amidohydrolase family protein gives MTLVRHAEVDRKIVDVRFDGRVVRQVSPHPLTPLDDEEVIDGGRCALLPGLHDHHIHLLATARAATSIDVSSGVDALAAAPATGGWLRAVGGTDDLDAAALDRVVTNRPVRVQHHSGAMWVLNSAGLAAVGSAEAAEDGIERDASGSPTGRLWRLDDWLGSRVDDDPPDLGPLGRRLSDHGITGVTDATPHLGAGAELIAAATLPQRIHFLAADAPAWGVTGPRKIVLEDHDLPSYTELRETIADARVLGRAVAVHCVTRESLLLLLAVLDEIGAVTGDRIEHASIADATTVERIARLGVAVVTQPGFICQRGDRYLADVPADDLPDLYRYSSLVEAKACVVPSSDAPYGPLDPWTIMRAARDRRSESGARVNVKEWVAAAMVLDGYLRHPDALHAPRRRITPGAPSDLILLQLPLAEALDDPRAELVRRTWHARHR, from the coding sequence ATGACCCTCGTCCGGCACGCGGAGGTCGATCGCAAGATCGTCGACGTCCGCTTCGACGGTCGCGTCGTACGTCAGGTCTCACCCCACCCCCTCACCCCGCTCGACGACGAGGAAGTAATCGACGGTGGCCGGTGTGCCTTGCTTCCCGGCCTGCACGACCACCACATCCATCTGCTCGCCACAGCGCGCGCGGCGACGTCGATCGACGTCAGCAGCGGGGTCGACGCACTCGCCGCCGCGCCCGCGACGGGCGGTTGGCTGCGGGCGGTCGGTGGCACGGACGACCTCGACGCCGCCGCGCTCGACCGGGTCGTGACCAACCGGCCGGTGCGCGTCCAGCACCACAGCGGCGCGATGTGGGTGCTCAACTCGGCGGGCCTGGCCGCGGTCGGCTCCGCGGAGGCAGCCGAGGACGGCATCGAACGTGACGCGTCCGGGTCGCCGACCGGCCGGTTGTGGCGGCTCGACGACTGGCTCGGCTCGCGGGTCGACGACGATCCGCCCGACCTCGGTCCGCTCGGGCGCCGGCTGTCGGACCACGGGATCACCGGGGTCACCGACGCGACCCCTCACCTGGGTGCGGGGGCCGAGCTCATCGCAGCGGCGACGCTGCCGCAACGCATCCACTTCCTCGCCGCCGACGCTCCTGCATGGGGCGTCACCGGGCCACGCAAGATCGTGCTCGAAGACCACGATTTGCCGTCGTACACCGAGCTGCGGGAGACCATCGCGGACGCCCGCGTGCTCGGCCGGGCGGTCGCGGTGCACTGCGTCACCCGCGAGTCGCTGCTGTTGCTGCTTGCGGTGCTCGACGAGATCGGCGCCGTCACCGGCGATCGGATCGAGCATGCGTCGATCGCTGATGCCACCACCGTCGAGCGGATCGCGAGGCTCGGGGTCGCGGTCGTCACCCAGCCCGGATTCATCTGCCAGCGAGGCGATCGCTATCTCGCCGACGTCCCCGCCGACGACCTGCCCGACCTCTACCGCTACTCGTCGCTGGTCGAGGCGAAGGCGTGCGTCGTACCCAGCAGCGACGCGCCTTACGGTCCGCTGGATCCCTGGACCATCATGCGAGCGGCACGCGACCGCCGCAGCGAGAGCGGCGCCCGGGTCAACGTGAAGGAGTGGGTCGCGGCGGCGATGGTGCTCGACGGCTACCTGCGTCACCCGGATGCGCTTCACGCGCCACGGCGGCGGATCACGCCGGGCGCGCCGTCCGATCTGATCCTGCTGCAGCTACCGCTCGCCGAGGCCCTCGACGACCCACGCGCCGAGCTGGTCCGGCGTACCTGGCACGCCCGTCACCGGTAG
- a CDS encoding DUF222 domain-containing protein, with protein MLDQTTQVLMEDVARLVAQDPHDLPDSLLLASTEALLTARRRLDGVLARRLQVMDTRQATTTECGCSTRAWLVEEQQLSQTDACARLAVARSYPTRPAIVEAMLAGEATQDQAKVITAFLPKLPSAQTRDHAEKELLDLTRYADPTLMTRGLRELADKLCLNETAEERAVRRYEGRYLTFTDTIEEMVRIDGMLDRTGAAILRKALYPLSAKAGQVDERTPTQRNADALVELATLAMKAGELPDTAGEPTQVTVLTHLADLTARLEAGDTCHATLEDVPITPNTARMLACDAGIIPAVLGGASEILDLGRSTRTWSRAQRRAAKIRANGHCESPKCQTAIVRCDLHHEDYWEHGGHTNLNKAIYLCPYHHWLEHHTDWHHTRNKDGTVELRRT; from the coding sequence GTGCTCGACCAGACGACGCAAGTCCTCATGGAGGACGTCGCGCGCCTGGTCGCACAAGACCCGCACGACCTGCCCGACTCACTGCTGTTGGCCTCCACCGAGGCGCTGCTGACCGCCCGCCGTCGCCTGGACGGGGTGCTGGCGCGTCGGCTTCAGGTGATGGACACCCGGCAGGCCACCACGACGGAGTGTGGCTGCTCGACCCGTGCCTGGCTGGTCGAAGAACAGCAGCTGTCGCAGACGGACGCCTGCGCCCGGTTGGCGGTCGCGCGCTCGTACCCAACCCGGCCGGCGATCGTAGAAGCGATGCTCGCCGGCGAAGCGACCCAGGACCAGGCGAAAGTCATCACGGCGTTCCTGCCCAAACTGCCTTCGGCGCAGACTCGGGACCACGCCGAGAAAGAGCTCCTCGACCTGACCCGCTACGCCGACCCCACCCTGATGACCCGGGGGTTGCGCGAGCTTGCCGACAAGCTGTGCCTCAACGAGACAGCCGAGGAGCGCGCGGTGCGGCGTTACGAAGGCCGCTACCTGACCTTCACCGACACCATCGAGGAAATGGTCCGCATCGACGGGATGCTCGACCGGACCGGCGCCGCCATCCTGCGCAAAGCGCTCTACCCGCTGTCGGCCAAAGCCGGGCAGGTCGACGAGCGCACCCCGACCCAACGCAACGCCGACGCCCTCGTCGAGCTCGCCACCCTCGCCATGAAAGCCGGCGAGCTGCCCGACACCGCCGGCGAACCCACCCAGGTGACCGTGCTCACCCACCTCGCCGACCTGACCGCCCGCCTCGAGGCCGGCGACACCTGCCACGCGACGCTCGAAGACGTCCCGATCACCCCGAACACCGCCCGGATGCTCGCCTGCGACGCCGGCATCATCCCGGCAGTGCTCGGAGGAGCTTCCGAAATCCTGGACCTCGGCCGATCCACCCGGACCTGGAGCCGAGCACAACGCCGAGCCGCGAAGATCCGCGCGAACGGGCACTGCGAATCACCCAAATGCCAGACCGCCATCGTCCGATGCGACCTCCACCACGAGGACTACTGGGAGCACGGCGGTCACACCAACCTCAACAAGGCCATCTACCTGTGCCCCTACCACCACTGGCTCGAACACCACACCGACTGGCATCACACCCGAAACAAAGACGGCACCGTCGAGCTTCGAAGAACCTGA
- a CDS encoding ABC transporter ATP-binding protein — MTLALQTEGLSAGYGKVTVVHDLSMAVPEGATVALLGPNGAGKTSTLGALTGTVATTAGSVRLFGRRIDGLSTYYRAQRGLTLIPDGRGVFPGLSVGENLELAAESAQGVDKAWRRRQLARVNEMFPAIAHRQGQRAGTLSGGEQQMLAMSRAFLANPKVLMMDEISAGLAPLIVQTLYDAVEHLKGDGMTIVLVEQYTQYALRLADICYVMAKGTFTFVGEPAELQGAGSGISYL; from the coding sequence GTGACGCTCGCATTGCAGACCGAAGGCCTCTCGGCGGGCTACGGGAAGGTCACCGTCGTCCACGACCTGTCGATGGCGGTGCCGGAGGGCGCGACGGTTGCGCTGCTCGGACCGAACGGTGCGGGAAAGACGAGCACGCTCGGCGCGCTCACCGGAACTGTCGCGACGACGGCGGGTTCGGTACGCCTGTTCGGGCGGCGGATCGACGGTCTGTCGACCTACTATCGCGCCCAGCGCGGCCTGACGCTGATCCCCGACGGACGCGGGGTGTTCCCCGGCCTGTCGGTGGGGGAGAACCTCGAGCTCGCCGCCGAGTCCGCGCAGGGGGTCGACAAGGCCTGGCGGCGCCGCCAGCTCGCCCGGGTGAACGAGATGTTCCCCGCCATCGCCCACCGGCAAGGTCAGCGGGCAGGGACGCTGTCCGGCGGCGAGCAGCAGATGCTGGCGATGAGCCGGGCGTTCCTGGCCAACCCGAAGGTGCTCATGATGGACGAGATCTCGGCGGGCCTGGCGCCGCTGATCGTCCAGACGCTCTACGACGCGGTCGAGCACCTCAAGGGCGACGGCATGACGATCGTGCTCGTCGAGCAGTACACGCAATATGCGTTGCGGTTGGCCGACATCTGCTATGTCATGGCGAAAGGCACCTTCACGTTCGTCGGTGAGCCGGCGGAGCTGCAAGGCGCCGGATCGGGCATCAGCTACCTGTAG
- a CDS encoding ABC transporter ATP-binding protein, whose translation MSGNDLRGAVLEARDITVRFGGFVAVNDASLTAHPGQVTSLIGPNGAGKTTMFHAISGILNPDGGAAYLDGRSLKGMTPDKRARAGMARTFQILELFSGLSVAENLQVAVEGRASQHIWRDLFSLRHPDNPAVLRRVREAMDLVGIADLADRPAGSLPTGLSRLVELARALCTEPKVLLLDEPASGLSNAETERLHSVLASLADLGLTILLVEHDIELVMALSSQIYVLDFGRMIAQGTPAQVRQDPVVRAAYLGADLDEDAVVDA comes from the coding sequence GTGAGCGGCAACGACCTGCGCGGCGCGGTCCTCGAAGCGCGTGACATCACGGTGCGCTTCGGCGGCTTCGTCGCGGTCAACGACGCGAGCCTCACCGCGCACCCGGGCCAGGTCACCTCGCTGATCGGGCCGAACGGCGCCGGCAAGACGACGATGTTCCACGCGATCAGCGGGATCCTGAACCCGGACGGCGGCGCTGCCTATCTCGACGGCCGAAGCCTCAAGGGCATGACGCCGGACAAGCGCGCCCGGGCCGGCATGGCACGGACGTTCCAGATCCTCGAGCTGTTCTCCGGACTGTCGGTCGCCGAGAACCTCCAGGTCGCCGTCGAGGGCCGGGCCAGCCAGCACATCTGGCGCGACCTGTTCTCGCTGCGCCACCCGGACAACCCGGCGGTGTTGCGCAGAGTGCGCGAGGCCATGGACCTGGTGGGGATCGCCGATCTCGCCGATCGGCCCGCCGGCTCGCTGCCGACCGGGTTGTCGCGGCTGGTCGAGCTCGCCCGGGCGTTGTGCACCGAACCCAAGGTGTTGCTGCTCGACGAGCCGGCCAGCGGCCTGTCCAACGCCGAGACCGAGCGGCTGCACTCCGTGCTCGCTTCGCTGGCCGACCTCGGGCTGACCATCCTGCTGGTCGAGCACGACATCGAGCTGGTCATGGCGCTGTCGAGCCAGATCTACGTGCTCGACTTCGGCCGGATGATCGCGCAAGGCACGCCCGCGCAGGTCCGCCAGGATCCCGTCGTACGAGCGGCCTATCTCGGCGCCGACCTGGACGAGGATGCGGTGGTGGACGCGTGA